The DNA sequence AGTCTCTCATTGAAGCGGTTGACCTTGAAATAAGCAGCCGTGTTTGTGGGCGAGCTGTGAAGGGCGCAGCAACCCGAACAACAGAAGGCTCCTAACGAGCGGCGCCCCGCAGCACACCGTAGGACCCGTCACCGCGCGCCTCCGAATGCCGCCGTCTTCATTTCCATCATCAAGCCCCCGTGCAGAGGTGCCGTGCCGCCACGCCACGTCACACCACGCCACGtcccgccacgccacgccacgcaaaGCACAACTCATGGCCGTTCCTTTAGCTCCTTCTCCACGCGCCAaccaacaaacacacactggaTTTGGGATTCCGTGTGGCACGGCAACAATGCATCCacacagacagagagacagacggCAACACAcacgcctccctccctccctccctccctctcgacTTTTGCTTCCATGCTGAATGTCGGCGAGCAAACAAGTGACCGCTTCCATTTTTTCGTACTATCTAGTCCAAATTGAAAGAATGTCAGCGCTTTCTGCTTTGGCAGGCTTTCAAGCCCTAGTTGTGGGCGCTTTTAGATGCGTCTCGTGCAGCTCGCTTGACGTCCCGCCTGCACGGGCTCGGTTAGTCCTCTTTCGTACGGTCGCGTGGAACGAGGTTGCTAACCTGAGGACAAGGTAGGTGGCGACGGCGGCGGCTGACGGCTTGACGCAAGTGCGTGGGGGCCAGAGAAAAGCTGTTGCCTGGCTACCACGCCACCGACTTCTTTCGTGCTCAGCTTTTCAAACTGTGAATGGTGGCGATGTTTGCCTCCATTTGGTATGTGAAGGAATGCGACCGCCCGGAGCCACCAAACACTGGGCGGGACTCCGCTGGCAATTAGCGAACTTctctccatccgtccatccatccatccgtctgaccgacggagggagggaggttggcgcaaaaaacaaacgctgGTTTTGATTCTTTTCGTCATCGATTGGCAGTCAACGACGCCCGCCGCGCATATGATCTCATCCGTTTTCTCTCCACAGAATCCGGACATTGTGCTGGTCCACTATTTGAACGTGCCGGCCATCGAGGATTGCGGCAAACCCTGCGGCCCCATCCTGTGTTCCATCAACACAGACAAGAAGGAGTGGGCCAAATGGACCAAGGAGGAACTCATCGGCCAGCTCAAACCCATGTGTGAGTCTTTTGCCACTCGCTTTTCATCCCGAGCGCTCCGAGCGCTCGCGAGGCCCGAGGCATCCGTTTGCTCCGCGGAGCCGCTGTCTGCTCCTATTAGCCGATTGGGAGCCGTTCGTGGGTCaaagggcggcggcggcggcggcggcggcggtggtgcaCCACggggccgaccgaccgaccgaccgaccgcatCCCTCCCAAGGCGCGGGAGGACGTCACATCGGCTTGGCCAGTGAGTCACGTTAGCAGCAGAAAGTTCCCATTCCCCCCAGCCCCACCCCCCTAGATTGTTATCATCTTTACTTTTGCGGGCAGGCAAggcgtctgtgatttaggggaaGGGCGCGGCAGGGCAATGACTTTCTTACAGCGAGCAACGATTAGTGCTGCGGTCGGCCAGCGAAAGCGGAGCCTTCGGCCATCGTCCCTGAGCTTTTGTCTACATCCCTGTCCTCGGCTGCGCACTGCTCCGCTTCCCGTCACTATAGGGCATAAAGCTGCCCAGCAACAACGGCCTACGGTGTTCACTGCATCTGTGTGAAAGCAAGTACCATATGCGCCAAGGCCTTAAGTCATTAACTTTGGAAGTTGTTGGGACAAGGAGGGCGACGCCTTCCCGCTGCTGGCCGGGATGCTCGAAAGGGATCCATAAAGTGCAGAgagacaaaaaaatgaaatactcATGCTTTCTGTCTTTTCCCTTCTTTCTATCCTCCCTGAATGGAGGGGAGGGCAAGTCGCACTTGAGTAGGCTGTGTCGTGGCGCAACATTACCCTCTAGTGGTTCCCTTTGATAGCAGCATCAGCAATGAGACACTGAAACTGgcaggctgcctgcctgcctgcctgcctaaacgcccgcccgcccgcccgcccgcctgccggcCGGCCTACCTGCCTGCGGACTCTGTGAGCAAGCTCACTTGCTACAAATACAACAAACTCAGTTTGTCAAAGGGACATTTTCTTACATTGTCCATTGTGCGTACGACAGTAAACAACTTTTTTCCATCTAAATAATGCTTTCTTTTCCAAACGGGGGCGACGAAAGCGGGCTCGCTGTGAGCAGGCTCGGAGCGTGCTCTGACATGTGCGTCTGCTTCTCGTCTCTCCCGGCAGTTCATGGCATCAAGTGGACTTGCAGCAACGGGAACGGCAGCTCCGGCTTctcggtggagcagctggtgcagCAGATACTGGACAGCCATCAAACTAAGCCACCTCCCCGGACTCACAACTGCCTCTGCACGGGCTCGCCGGGTaagggcttgaacgagcgagcgagcgagtgagcgggtgaggctgagctgagctgagctgagctgagctgagctgagctgagctgagctgaaagGCCGCAAGAGTAGAGGCCTCCAAATTTGCCTCCAATTTGTTGTCGTTTTTCCCTCTTCTTGTCCTCCCTAAATCCGTTGCCTGCTTTCCTGTCGGCCCACCTCAGGTGCCGGTAGCAGCGTGCACCACAAATGCAACAGCGCCAAGCACCGCATCATCTCCCCCAAGGTGGACCCCCGCACGGGAGCCTACAGCAGCGCTCACGCCGAAGTGCAAAACAACGACGTGTCCGAAGGGAAAACCGAGCACGGCAGCAAAAGCGCCAGGGAGAAACGCAACGGCAAAGTCCACAAGCCCGTCCTGCTGCATCAGAACAGCACCGAGGTATCCTCCAGCAACCAGGTGGAGGTGCCCGACACCACCCAGAGCTCGCCCGTGTCCATCAGCAGCGGGCTGAACAGCGAGCCTGACGTGGCCGACGCCCCGGCGGTGACGGCGATGAGTCACGTGGCTTCCCTCGTGTCCGGCCTCCCCCGCGCCGTCTTCATGTCAGAAGTGGGCGGAGAGCCCGCCTACAGCGCCTCTCCCACCCTCCTGGGCGCAGACGCCGCTGGCTCCCGGGGCTCCGTGCTCGCGGTGACATCGGACGGCCACAAGTTTGCTTTCCTCGGCGGAGCGGCGGGGGAGCCGGGCGACGCGGCGGGCAACGCGCCGGGCGACGTGCCGGGCGACGGTCTTTCCGTCTTGTCGGCAGCTGGCGTTTCCCAGGAACTGGCTCTCTCCAGCAGCCTGGACTCTGGAAGCATCAAGATCCCGGAAACCACGATGAACTTTGACCCCGACTGCTTCCTGAACAACCCCAAACAAGGCCAGACCTACGGAGGCAGTGCAATGAAGACGGAAGCAAACTGCGGCCCCTCCTCCTGCGGGGCCACCGACGGCACTCTGCGGAGCTCTCCCTCCGTGACGGCCAACGGATACGTCTTCAGCCCGGCCGTAGTCAAGAACATCAAGACTGAAGACACCTCCTTTGAACGGCAGCTCGCCAAGGAGAGCGGCTACCGGGTGCACGGGGCGCTCGTCAACGGCGTGTCCGTGCCGCCCTGTGCCGCTTCCGCTCGGGAGGGCCTCACGCTGGCCCCCGCGGGATCCTTGCTTCCTTCGGGTGGCGCTTTAAGTCCCAGCACCACCCTGGAGCAAATGGACTTTAGCGCTATTGACGCCAAGCGGGACTACGCCTCCGGCGCTTCAGCGCTGAGCTACGCTCGAGCCATGTCTGGGCCTCACGTGCCACACCAGAACCGTTCACCCGGTTTCTTCCTCCAGGATGCTCCACAATCCGGCCCGGCTCAGCGGGGGAGGTCCAGCATGGGCCAGGAAACACAACCGATGGAGCACAGCTCCCACGAACCTGCCGCTTATCTGGGGCTGCGCGTGGTGAAGATGGAATCTCCCGCTCGTAACGGTCACCaccacccccaccaccaccaccaccaccaccaccagcagcagcagcagcatcgagCCAACTGCAATGGAGGCTCACCCACCGACAGCGCCAGCCAAACTGGATCCTTGCAGCTGCTACAGTACCAGGGGAGCTTCGCCGGCCTGGCCAACCAGCGAGAGGAGCTGACGGGTCCGGAGCAGCCGGCGAGCGGGAGTGCCTCCGAAAATGGCACCGAGAATCTGCTCGAGccggacgctccgatgccggccTGCGTGGCAGGTAATGGAGAAGGAGGGGCCGCTGAGCACTATTTGCACGCACCCGATGGGGGAGGAGGAAACAACAGTGCGGGCCAGGGTCTGCCACTTTGCAATGGAAACGGGGACGGCGGCAGTGGCACAccgcagcaccagcagcagcagcagcagcagcaggaccagcagcggcagcagcagctgcaccaccagcagcaactgcagcagcagcaccagcagcagctgcagttGCAGCTCCTCCAGGGAGCCAGCTTGGTCCAAGGACTGTACAGCGCTGTCGCCAGCCACCAGGGCTTGGGGGCTAACCCGGGAGCGGCGGCCGGGCCAGCCATGGAGATCAGCCTGGATCACTTTGACATCTCTTTTGGAAACCAGTTCTCGGACCTCATCAACGACTTCATCTCGGTGGACGGAAGCGGGAGCCTGTACGCTCAGCAGCTGGTGGCCTCGCAGGGCTCGGAGGGGCAGAATGCCGCCGGCCCCCGCGTGGGCCAGGAGGACGCCAGGGGTGGCGGCTACAACCCCTCCGAGCTCTGCCTTCAGCCCTGCTGCAGCCCCCGGGCGGGGGGCGACGGCGGGGAGCTGGCCTCGCTCTCGTACGCGAATGTGGTGTCGGCGGCCGTGGCGCACGGCGCTCTGGGCATGCTCCAGGCCGCCGGACGCCTCTTCATGGTCACAGACTACTCTCCCGAGTGGTCCTATCCTGAGGTGAGCGAGCGTTTGACGTGAGAGAACCCAAAATGGCGCCGCTGACATGGCTTGCGTATGTTGCGTGCCGCTTTTTCCCAAGAGTGCTGGTCCCGTCGCTCATCTGGATGCGCAGTATTGCGGGATGTACTGTACGCCGGCCGCCTCAACGTGACGTTCCATTTGGTGTCCACAAGACGGtagtgagggagagagagaatggAAAGGTTTCAGAGCACTCCAGCTGTAACTCTGGCTTTTGTGCTCTGGATGGCAGCAGCAGAGCAGCAGAGCAGCAGAGCagcagagcagcagcagcatctccaGCTCATTTGCTTGCGCTTGCAAAGTGCCGTACAGCATCATGACTTGAGTCAAGCAAGCTAGCGCTGTATCTCAGAGTTTTTCACAGATCAGCCAGGTATTGCTTTCCTTTCGTCTTTTTTCTGGCTGCCTTCCATTGAGACATGTCCAATATTGGAGCAGAATAGCTCCATGACAACGAAAGCCAATTGCTATTCTGCACCACCGCAAACAATGGACCCAGAATAAGATGTTGTCTTTTTATTCCCCGTTTGGTCTTTGAGCAGGGGAGAGACTCTCTTGCGCTAGCCGTGTgcagccacgccacgccacgtcaCGTCAAAAATCGCCCTCGAATGAACAAAGGAAATGAGCAATGACTTTTGTTGTGGCAGCTGTTGTTGTTGACTTTGCTAACTGTGTGTGCGTTTGGAAGGGTGGCGTTAAAGTGCTGATCACGGGACCGTGGCAAGAAGCCGCCTCCGACTACAGCTGCTTCTTCGACCAGATCTCAGTTCCGGCCTCGCTCATCCAACCGGGAGTGCTGCGTTGCTACTGCCCGGGTGAGACCTCATTGGACAAACGTCCGCTACGAATGGCGGCGAGAAGGCCCGACCCTCCTGAACGCGTGTCCGTCTTTgtgcgtgcctgcctgcgtgtgtTCAGCTCACGACACAGGGCTGGTGACGCTGCAGGTGGCCGTCGGCACTCAGATCATCTCCACCTCGGTGGTTTTTGAGTACAAGGCCCGCGCGCTTCCTTCACTGCCCTCCTCTCAGCACGACTGGCTCTCGTTGGATGGTAAGTCTCGCTCCAGCTTTGTTTCTTTCAACAATGACGCACCATCTCCAACAAATGTCACCCTTCACCAACTGGGTAGAGTCCTTCCCTTGTGCCTCGCGTCCCCAGTCCAAAAGATTTCTGTTGAAGTCGATAAtgcctgctgccgccgccgctgcccctTTTCATATTGAGCCAACTGCTGTCAAAAGTTGGACGACGAGACGCAGCAAAGTGTGCGCGTGGAGCTGCGAGCAAACGCAAGACTGCGGCGCCAGACCCTTGACATGGCGA is a window from the Syngnathus scovelli strain Florida chromosome 2, RoL_Ssco_1.2, whole genome shotgun sequence genome containing:
- the camta1a gene encoding calmodulin-binding transcription activator 1 isoform X10, translating into MAAENKPEDEHGHLKIYLPKKLLECLPKCASLPKERHRWNTNEEIAAYLITFEKHEEWLTTSPKTRPQNGSMILYNRKKVKYRKDGYCWKKRKDGKTTREDHMKLKVQGVECLYGCYVHSSIIPTFHRRCYWLLQNPDIVLVHYLNVPAIEDCGKPCGPILCSINTDKKEWAKWTKEELIGQLKPMFHGIKWTCSNGNGSSGFSVEQLVQQILDSHQTKPPPRTHNCLCTGSPGAGSSVHHKCNSAKHRIISPKVDPRTGAYSSAHAEVQNNDVSEGKTEHGSKSAREKRNGKVHKPVLLHQNSTEVSSSNQVEVPDTTQSSPVSISSGLNSEPDVADAPAVTAMSHVASLVSGLPRAVFMSEVGGEPAYSASPTLLGADAAGSRGSVLAVTSDGHKFAFLGGAAGEPGDAAGNAPGDVPGDGLSVLSAAGVSQELALSSSLDSGSIKIPETTMNFDPDCFLNNPKQGQTYGGSAMKTEANCGPSSCGATDGTLRSSPSVTANGYVFSPAVVKNIKTEDTSFERQLAKESGYRVHGALVNGVSVPPCAASAREGLTLAPAGSLLPSGGALSPSTTLEQMDFSAIDAKRDYASGASALSYARAMSGPHVPHQNRSPGFFLQDAPQSGPAQRGRSSMGQETQPMEHSSHEPAAYLGLRVVKMESPARNGHHHPHHHHHHHHQQQQQHRANCNGGSPTDSASQTGSLQLLQYQGSFAGLANQREELTGPEQPASGSASENGTENLLEPDAPMPACVAGNGEGGAAEHYLHAPDGGGGNNSAGQGLPLCNGNGDGGSGTPQHQQQQQQQQDQQRQQQLHHQQQLQQQHQQQLQLQLLQGASLVQGLYSAVASHQGLGANPGAAAGPAMEISLDHFDISFGNQFSDLINDFISVDGSGSLYAQQLVASQGSEGQNAAGPRVGQEDARGGGYNPSELCLQPCCSPRAGGDGGELASLSYANVVSAAVAHGALGMLQAAGRLFMVTDYSPEWSYPEGGVKVLITGPWQEAASDYSCFFDQISVPASLIQPGVLRCYCPAHDTGLVTLQVAVGTQIISTSVVFEYKARALPSLPSSQHDWLSLDDNQFRMSILERLEQMERRMAEMASHQQRSGAGSAAAVAGAGDNSSQAQGAAGSFESRVVVVCEKMMSRACWAKSKHLIHSETFRGMTLLHLAAGQGYAALIRTLIKWRSKHADSIDLELEVDPLNVDHFSCTPLMWACALGHLEAAAVLYKWDRRALAIPDSLGRLPLSIARSRGHTKLAECLEQLQREEQRLAAPLNPAARMSYSPAPDTAHGRMLGWPIDKRADLRRPRSEPSSYYSSEGQRELLPAAKKHKPNPQQFQTRPDKAASVPLSLERRQRRPSDASPESRPSESLPSDSLGAATAGWSSGDGDVGRRGLGPGGSGALGEDRPLARLRRRREQLAVPVAQMPCYREEPDRGDYLAQMDDLQANMMTLAEQIIQATPERIKREHLSSADALPVDTAGVNNTMNWLANYLGDVEQLPSVLHLRSAAFSDPPPPSGPSPGPGASQPGERPSERPALPSPADWSRFVSTSNSKVERDLAQLTLSDPEQRELYQAARLVQTAFRKYKGRPLREQQEVAAAVIRRCYDKYKQYALYKKMTQAAILIQSRFRGYRQQKKFQRSRRAAVLIQRGYRSYKEFGRLPAQRRGPAARGGRRRKLRGSVLTKRQDQAARKIMRFLRRCRHRVKELKRAREHEPGEKAPSLAM
- the camta1a gene encoding calmodulin-binding transcription activator 1 isoform X4 is translated as MAAENKPEGLKRVPNLDKMFRSSVCYAGHGSPKSIGDDAKSNNEHGHLKIYLPKKLLECLPKCASLPKERHRWNTNEEIAAYLITFEKHEEWLTTSPKTRPQNGSMILYNRKKVKYRKDGYCWKKRKDGKTTREDHMKLKVQGVECLYGCYVHSSIIPTFHRRCYWLLQNPDIVLVHYLNVPAIEDCGKPCGPILCSINTDKKEWAKWTKEELIGQLKPMFHGIKWTCSNGNGSSGFSVEQLVQQILDSHQTKPPPRTHNCLCTGSPGAGSSVHHKCNSAKHRIISPKVDPRTGAYSSAHAEVQNNDVSEGKTEHGSKSAREKRNGKVHKPVLLHQNSTEVSSSNQVEVPDTTQSSPVSISSGLNSEPDVADAPAVTAMSHVASLVSGLPRAVFMSEVGGEPAYSASPTLLGADAAGSRGSVLAVTSDGHKFAFLGGAAGEPGDAAGNAPGDVPGDGLSVLSAAGVSQELALSSSLDSGSIKIPETTMNFDPDCFLNNPKQGQTYGGSAMKTEANCGPSSCGATDGTLRSSPSVTANGYVFSPAVVKNIKTEDTSFERQLAKESGYRVHGALVNGVSVPPCAASAREGLTLAPAGSLLPSGGALSPSTTLEQMDFSAIDAKRDYASGASALSYARAMSGPHVPHQNRSPGFFLQDAPQSGPAQRGRSSMGQETQPMEHSSHEPAAYLGLRVVKMESPARNGHHHPHHHHHHHHQQQQQHRANCNGGSPTDSASQTGSLQLLQYQGSFAGLANQREELTGPEQPASGSASENGTENLLEPDAPMPACVAGNGEGGAAEHYLHAPDGGGGNNSAGQGLPLCNGNGDGGSGTPQHQQQQQQQQDQQRQQQLHHQQQLQQQHQQQLQLQLLQGASLVQGLYSAVASHQGLGANPGAAAGPAMEISLDHFDISFGNQFSDLINDFISVDGSGSLYAQQLVASQGSEGQNAAGPRVGQEDARGGGYNPSELCLQPCCSPRAGGDGGELASLSYANVVSAAVAHGALGMLQAAGRLFMVTDYSPEWSYPEGGVKVLITGPWQEAASDYSCFFDQISVPASLIQPGVLRCYCPAHDTGLVTLQVAVGTQIISTSVVFEYKARALPSLPSSQHDWLSLDDNQFRMSILERLEQMERRMAEMASHQQRSGAGSAAAVAGAGDNSSQAQGAAGSFESRVVVVCEKMMSRACWAKSKHLIHSETFRGMTLLHLAAGQGYAALIRTLIKWRKHADSIDLELEVDPLNVDHFSCTPLMWACALGHLEAAAVLYKWDRRALAIPDSLGRLPLSIARSRGHTKLAECLEQLQREEQRLAAPLNPAARMSYSPAPDTAHGRMLGWPIDKRADLRRPRSEPSSYYSSEGQRELLPAAKKHKPNPQQFQTRPDKAASVPLSLERRQRRPSDASPESRPSESLPSDSLGAATAGWSSGDGDVGRRGLGPGGSGALGEDRPLARLRRRREQLAVPVAQMPCYREEPDRGDYLAQMDDLQANMMTLAEQIIQATPERIKREHLSSADALPVDTAGVNNTMNWLANYLGDVEQLPSVLHLRSAAFSDPPPPSGPSPGPGASQPGERPSERPALPSPADWSRFVSTSNSKVERDLAQLTLSDPEQRELYQAARLVQTAFRKYKGRPLREQQEVAAAVIRRCYDKYKQLTWIALKYALYKKMTQAAILIQSRFRGYRQQKKFQRSRRAAVLIQRGYRSYKEFGRLPAQRRGPAARGGRRRKLRGSVLTKRQDQAARKIMRFLRRCRHRVKELKRAREHEPGEKAPSLAM
- the camta1a gene encoding calmodulin-binding transcription activator 1 isoform X5, which translates into the protein MAAENKPEGLKRVPNLDKMFRSSVCYAGHGSPKSIGDDAKSNNEHGHLKIYLPKKLLECLPKCASLPKERHRWNTNEEIAAYLITFEKHEEWLTTSPKTRPQNGSMILYNRKKVKYRKDGYCWKKRKDGKTTREDHMKLKVQGVECLYGCYVHSSIIPTFHRRCYWLLQNPDIVLVHYLNVPAIEDCGKPCGPILCSINTDKKEWAKWTKEELIGQLKPMFHGIKWTCSNGNGSSGFSVEQLVQQILDSHQTKPPPRTHNCLCTGSPGAGSSVHHKCNSAKHRIISPKVDPRTGAYSSAHAEVQNNDVSEGKTEHGSKSAREKRNGKVHKPVLLHQNSTEVSSSNQVEVPDTTQSSPVSISSGLNSEPDVADAPAVTAMSHVASLVSGLPRAVFMSEVGGEPAYSASPTLLGADAAGSRGSVLAVTSDGHKFAFLGGAAGEPGDAAGNAPGDVPGDGLSVLSAAGVSQELALSSSLDSGSIKIPETTMNFDPDCFLNNPKQGQTYGGSAMKTEANCGPSSCGATDGTLRSSPSVTANGYVFSPAVVKNIKTEDTSFERQLAKESGYRVHGALVNGVSVPPCAASAREGLTLAPAGSLLPSGGALSPSTTLEQMDFSAIDAKRDYASGASALSYARAMSGPHVPHQNRSPGFFLQDAPQSGPAQRGRSSMGQETQPMEHSSHEPAAYLGLRVVKMESPARNGHHHPHHHHHHHHQQQQQHRANCNGGSPTDSASQTGSLQLLQYQGSFAGLANQREELTGPEQPASGSASENGTENLLEPDAPMPACVAGNGEGGAAEHYLHAPDGGGGNNSAGQGLPLCNGNGDGGSGTPQHQQQQQQQQDQQRQQQLHHQQQLQQQHQQQLQLQLLQGASLVQGLYSAVASHQGLGANPGAAAGPAMEISLDHFDISFGNQFSDLINDFISVDGSGSLYAQQLVASQGSEGQNAAGPRVGQEDARGGGYNPSELCLQPCCSPRAGGDGGELASLSYANVVSAAVAHGALGMLQAAGRLFMVTDYSPEWSYPEGGVKVLITGPWQEAASDYSCFFDQISVPASLIQPGVLRCYCPAHDTGLVTLQVAVGTQIISTSVVFEYKARALPSLPSSQHDWLSLDDNQFRMSILERLEQMERRMAEMASHQQRSGAGSAAAVAGAGDNSSQAQGAAGSFESRVVVVCEKMMSRACWAKSKHLIHSETFRGMTLLHLAAGQGYAALIRTLIKWRWDPSKHADSIDLELEVDPLNVDHFSCTPLMWACALGHLEAAAVLYKWDRRALAIPDSLGRLPLSIARSRGHTKLAECLEQLQREEQRLAAPLNPAARMSYSPAPDTAHGRMLGWPIDKRADLRRPRSEPSSYYSSEGQRELLPAAKKHKPNPQQFQTRPDKAASVPLSLERRQRRPSDASPESRPSESLPSDSLGAATAGWSSGDGDVGRRGLGPGGSGALGEDRPLARLRRRREQLAVPVAQMPCYREEPDRGDYLAQMDDLQANMMTLAEQIIQATPERIKREHLSSADALPVDTAGVNNTMNWLANYLGDVEQLPSVLHLRSAAFSDPPPPSGPSPGPGASQPGERPSERPALPSPADWSRFVSTSNSKVERDLAQLTLSDPEQRELYQAARLVQTAFRKYKGRPLREQQEVAAAVIRRCYDKYKQYALYKKMTQAAILIQSRFRGYRQQKKFQRSRRAAVLIQRGYRSYKEFGRLPAQRRGPAARGGRRRKLRGSVLTKRQDQAARKIMRFLRRCRHRVKELKRAREHEPGEKAPSLAM
- the camta1a gene encoding calmodulin-binding transcription activator 1 isoform X8, which codes for MILYNRKKVKYRKDGYCWKKRKDGKTTREDHMKLKVQGVECLYGCYVHSSIIPTFHRRCYWLLQNPDIVLVHYLNVPAIEDCGKPCGPILCSINTDKKEWAKWTKEELIGQLKPMFHGIKWTCSNGNGSSGFSVEQLVQQILDSHQTKPPPRTHNCLCTGSPGAGSSVHHKCNSAKHRIISPKVDPRTGAYSSAHAEVQNNDVSEGKTEHGSKSAREKRNGKVHKPVLLHQNSTEVSSSNQVEVPDTTQSSPVSISSGLNSEPDVADAPAVTAMSHVASLVSGLPRAVFMSEVGGEPAYSASPTLLGADAAGSRGSVLAVTSDGHKFAFLGGAAGEPGDAAGNAPGDVPGDGLSVLSAAGVSQELALSSSLDSGSIKIPETTMNFDPDCFLNNPKQGQTYGGSAMKTEANCGPSSCGATDGTLRSSPSVTANGYVFSPAVVKNIKTEDTSFERQLAKESGYRVHGALVNGVSVPPCAASAREGLTLAPAGSLLPSGGALSPSTTLEQMDFSAIDAKRDYASGASALSYARAMSGPHVPHQNRSPGFFLQDAPQSGPAQRGRSSMGQETQPMEHSSHEPAAYLGLRVVKMESPARNGHHHPHHHHHHHHQQQQQHRANCNGGSPTDSASQTGSLQLLQYQGSFAGLANQREELTGPEQPASGSASENGTENLLEPDAPMPACVAGNGEGGAAEHYLHAPDGGGGNNSAGQGLPLCNGNGDGGSGTPQHQQQQQQQQDQQRQQQLHHQQQLQQQHQQQLQLQLLQGASLVQGLYSAVASHQGLGANPGAAAGPAMEISLDHFDISFGNQFSDLINDFISVDGSGSLYAQQLVASQGSEGQNAAGPRVGQEDARGGGYNPSELCLQPCCSPRAGGDGGELASLSYANVVSAAVAHGALGMLQAAGRLFMVTDYSPEWSYPEGGVKVLITGPWQEAASDYSCFFDQISVPASLIQPGVLRCYCPAHDTGLVTLQVAVGTQIISTSVVFEYKARALPSLPSSQHDWLSLDDNQFRMSILERLEQMERRMAEMASHQQRSGAGSAAAVAGAGDNSSQAQGAAGSFESRVVVVCEKMMSRACWAKSKHLIHSETFRGMTLLHLAAGQGYAALIRTLIKWRWDPSKHADSIDLELEVDPLNVDHFSCTPLMWACALGHLEAAAVLYKWDRRALAIPDSLGRLPLSIARSRGHTKLAECLEQLQREEQRLAAPLNPAARMSYSPAPDTAHGRMLGWPIDKRADLRRPRSEPSSYYSSEGQRELLPAAKKHKPNPQQFQTRPDKAASVPLSLERRQRRPSDASPESRPSESLPSDSLGAATAGWSSGDGDVGRRGLGPGGSGALGEDRPLARLRRRREQLAVPVAQMPCYREEPDRGDYLAQMDDLQANMMTLAEQIIQATPERIKREHLSSADALPVDTAGVNNTMNWLANYLGDVEQLPSVLHLRSAAFSDPPPPSGPSPGPGASQPGERPSERPALPSPADWSRFVSTSNSKVERDLAQLTLSDPEQRELYQAARLVQTAFRKYKGRPLREQQEVAAAVIRRCYDKYKQLTWIALKYALYKKMTQAAILIQSRFRGYRQQKKFQRSRRAAVLIQRGYRSYKEFGRLPAQRRGPAARGGRRRKLRGSVLTKRQDQAARKIMRFLRRCRHRVKELKRAREHEPGEKAPSLAM
- the camta1a gene encoding calmodulin-binding transcription activator 1 isoform X6; the encoded protein is MFRSSVCYAGHGSPKSIGDDAKSNNEHGHLKIYLPKKLLECLPKCASLPKERHRWNTNEEIAAYLITFEKHEEWLTTSPKTRPQNGSMILYNRKKVKYRKDGYCWKKRKDGKTTREDHMKLKVQGVECLYGCYVHSSIIPTFHRRCYWLLQNPDIVLVHYLNVPAIEDCGKPCGPILCSINTDKKEWAKWTKEELIGQLKPMFHGIKWTCSNGNGSSGFSVEQLVQQILDSHQTKPPPRTHNCLCTGSPGAGSSVHHKCNSAKHRIISPKVDPRTGAYSSAHAEVQNNDVSEGKTEHGSKSAREKRNGKVHKPVLLHQNSTEVSSSNQVEVPDTTQSSPVSISSGLNSEPDVADAPAVTAMSHVASLVSGLPRAVFMSEVGGEPAYSASPTLLGADAAGSRGSVLAVTSDGHKFAFLGGAAGEPGDAAGNAPGDVPGDGLSVLSAAGVSQELALSSSLDSGSIKIPETTMNFDPDCFLNNPKQGQTYGGSAMKTEANCGPSSCGATDGTLRSSPSVTANGYVFSPAVVKNIKTEDTSFERQLAKESGYRVHGALVNGVSVPPCAASAREGLTLAPAGSLLPSGGALSPSTTLEQMDFSAIDAKRDYASGASALSYARAMSGPHVPHQNRSPGFFLQDAPQSGPAQRGRSSMGQETQPMEHSSHEPAAYLGLRVVKMESPARNGHHHPHHHHHHHHQQQQQHRANCNGGSPTDSASQTGSLQLLQYQGSFAGLANQREELTGPEQPASGSASENGTENLLEPDAPMPACVAGNGEGGAAEHYLHAPDGGGGNNSAGQGLPLCNGNGDGGSGTPQHQQQQQQQQDQQRQQQLHHQQQLQQQHQQQLQLQLLQGASLVQGLYSAVASHQGLGANPGAAAGPAMEISLDHFDISFGNQFSDLINDFISVDGSGSLYAQQLVASQGSEGQNAAGPRVGQEDARGGGYNPSELCLQPCCSPRAGGDGGELASLSYANVVSAAVAHGALGMLQAAGRLFMVTDYSPEWSYPEGGVKVLITGPWQEAASDYSCFFDQISVPASLIQPGVLRCYCPAHDTGLVTLQVAVGTQIISTSVVFEYKARALPSLPSSQHDWLSLDDNQFRMSILERLEQMERRMAEMASHQQRSGAGSAAAVAGAGDNSSQAQGAAGSFESRVVVVCEKMMSRACWAKSKHLIHSETFRGMTLLHLAAGQGYAALIRTLIKWRWDPSKHADSIDLELEVDPLNVDHFSCTPLMWACALGHLEAAAVLYKWDRRALAIPDSLGRLPLSIARSRGHTKLAECLEQLQREEQRLAAPLNPAARMSYSPAPDTAHGRMLGWPIDKRADLRRPRSEPSSYYSSEGQRELLPAAKKHKPNPQQFQTRPDKAASVPLSLERRQRRPSDASPESRPSESLPSDSLGAATAGWSSGDGDVGRRGLGPGGSGALGEDRPLARLRRRREQLAVPVAQMPCYREEPDRGDYLAQMDDLQANMMTLAEQIIQATPERIKREHLSSADALPVDTAGVNNTMNWLANYLGDVEQLPSVLHLRSAAFSDPPPPSGPSPGPGASQPGERPSERPALPSPADWSRFVSTSNSKVERDLAQLTLSDPEQRELYQAARLVQTAFRKYKGRPLREQQEVAAAVIRRCYDKYKQLTWIALKYALYKKMTQAAILIQSRFRGYRQQKKFQRSRRAAVLIQRGYRSYKEFGRLPAQRRGPAARGGRRRKLRGSVLTKRQDQAARKIMRFLRRCRHRVKELKRAREHEPGEKAPSLAM